One genomic segment of Drosophila melanogaster chromosome 3L includes these proteins:
- the CSN1b gene encoding COP9 signalosome subunit 1b yields the protein MPVLPMPPLMQNAVEPMQVDIAPPNEDNENNEEQQIVVENPSIDLEVYANQYAGIVRLHRLIYVADVCPVLAVEALKMAITYVQTTYNVNLYQVLHKRLSDLNAGNAPAPPANAGGDQAGAAAPGPLAAAPLPDIAAQPVAQAQGQAQPAVEKDAFAYDAAWVDTKMKKAALKLEKLDSDLKNYKSNSIKESIRRGHDDLADHYLSCGDLTNALKCYSRARDYCTSGKHVVNMCLNVIKVSIYLQNWAHVMSYISKAESTPDFAEGSKEANAQVHTRLECAAGLAELQQKKYKVAAKHFLNANFDHCDFPEMISTSNVAVYGGLCALATFDRQELKRLVIASTSFKLFLELEPQLRDIIFKFYESKYASCLTLLDEIRDNLLVDMYIAPHVTTLYTKIRNRALIQYFSPYMSADMHKMAMAFNSSVGDLENEVMQLILDGQIQARIDSHNKILFAKEADQRNSTFERALIMGKQYQRHTRMLVLRAAMLKSHIHVKSISREGGSNHGAELCVSAGSSTTAQLARI from the exons ATGCCCGTGCTGCCGATGCCACCACTCATGCAG AACGCCGTGGAGCCGATGCAAGTGGACATCGCGCCGCCGAACGAGGACAACGAAAACAACGAGGAGCAGCAGATTGTGGTGGAGAACCCCAGCATCGATCTCGAAGTGTACGCCAACCAATATGCCGGGATCGTGCGGCTCCATCGCCTAATTTATGTGGCGGACGTCTGCCCGGTTTTAGCCGTGGAGGCTCTGAAAATGGCCATTACTTACGTTCAAACCACCTACAACGTAAATCTCTACCAAGTGCTGCACAAGCGCTTGAGTGATCTAAACGCTGGAAATGCGCCTGCGCCACCAGCAAATGCTGGCGGAGATCAGGCAGGAGCAGCGGCTCCCGGTCCCCTGGCAGCTGCTCCCCTTCCGGATATCGCGGCACAACCTGTGGCTCAGGCTCAAGGACAGGCTCAACCCGCTGTCGAAAAGGATGCCTTCGCCTACGATGCCGCTTGGGTAGACACCAAGATGAAGAAGGCGGCTCTTAAGCTGGAGAAACTGGACTCAGACCTCAAGAACTACAAGTCCAATTCGATCAAGGAGAGCATCCGGAGGGGCCACGATGACCTGGCTGACCACTACCTCAGTTGTGGCGACCTCACCAATGCCCTGAAGTGCTATTCTCGGGCCAGAGACTACTGCACTAGTGGCAAGCATGTGGTAAACATGTGCCTTAACGTGATCAAGGTGTCAATTTATCTCCAGAATTGGGCCCATGTGATGAGCTACATATCCAAGGCGGAAAGCACCCCGGACTTCGCCGAGGGCTCCAAGGAGGCTAATGCCCAGGTTCATACTCGCCTTGAATGCGCTGCTGGTCTGGCGGAACTGCAGCAAAAGAAATATAAGGTGGCCGCTAAGCATTTCCTCAATGCTAACTTCGATCACTGCGACTTTCCCGAAATGATCTCCACCAGCAATGTGGCGGTCTATGGTGGCCTCTGCGCCCTGGCCACCTTTGATCGACAGGAGCTTAAGCGTCTGGTCATCGCCTCTACATCCTTTAAATTGTTCTTAGAACTGGAGCCCCAACTCAGGGATATTATTTTCAAGTTCTACGAAAGTAAATACGCCTCATGTCTGACGCTTCTGGATGAGATTAGGGACAACCTGCTGGTTGACATGTACATTGCGCCCCATGTAACCACTCTGTATACCAAGATACGCAATCGCGCGCTAATCCAGTACTTTAGCCCCTATATGTCAGCTGATATGCACAAAATGGCCATGGCATTTAACTCGTCGGTGGGCGATCTGGAGAACGAGGTGATGCAGTTGATATTAGACGGACAGATCCAGGCGCGTATTGACTCCCACAATAAGATCCTGTTCGCCAAGGAGGCGGATCAAAGGAACAGCACCTTTGAGCGGGCTTTGATCATGGGCAAGCAGTACCAGCGTCATACCCGCATGCTTGTTCTTCGTGCTGCAATGCTCAAGAGCCACATCCACGTGAAGAGCATTTCCCGGGAGGGTGGAAGCAACCACGGCGCCGAACTTTGCGTCTCCGCCGGATCCTCGACAACTGCTCAACTCGCCCGAATCTAG
- the Prp6 gene encoding pre-mRNA processing factor 6, isoform B codes for MSNITAAVIANRNKKHFLGVPAPLGYVAGVGRGATGFTTRSDIGPARDANDVSDDRHAPPATKRKKKDEEEEEDEDLNDSNYDEFSGYSGSLFSKDPYDKDDEEADAIYDSIDKRMDEKRKEYRDRRLREDLERYRQERPKIQQQFSDLKRSLASVTSEEWSTIPEVGDSRNRKQRNPRAEKFTPLPDSLISRNLGGESSSTLDPSSGLASMVPGVATPGMLTPTGDLDLRKIGQARNTLMNVKLSQVSDSVTGQTVVDPKGYLTDLQSMIPTYGGDINDIKKARLLLKSVRETNPNHPPAWIASARLEEVTGKVQMARNLIMRGCEMNIQSEDLWLEAARLQPPDTAKAVIAQAARHIPTSVRIWIKAADLESETKAKRRVFRKALEHIPNSVRLWKAAVELENPDDARILLSRAVECCNTSVELWLALARLETYENARKVLNKARENIPTDRQIWTTAAKLEEANGNIHMVEKIIDRSLTSLTVNGVEINRDQWFQEAIEAEKSGAVNCCQSIVKAVIGIGVEEEDRKQTWIDDAEFCAKENAFECARAVYAHALQIFPSKKSIWLRAAYFEKNHGTRESLEALLQRAVAHCPKSEILWLMGAKSKWMAGDVPAARGILSLAFQANPNSEDIWLAAVKLESENSEYERARRLLAKARGSAPTPRVMMKSARLEWALEKFDEALRLLEEAVEVFPDFPKLWMMKGQIEEQQRRTDDAAATYTLGLKKCPTSIPLWILSANLEERKGVLTKARSILERGRLRNPKVAVLWLEAIRVELRAGLKEIASTMMARALQECPNAGELWAEAIFMETKPQRKTKSVDALKKCEHDPHVLLAVSKLFWSEHKFSKCRDWFNRTVKIDPDLGDAWAYFYKFELLHGTEAQQQEVLDRCISAEPTHGESWCRVSKNIQNWQFKTPEVLRAVVRELSIPI; via the exons ATGTCCAACATAACGGCGGCGGTTATAGCCAACCGCAACAAAAAGCATTTCCTGGGCGTCCCAGCCCCATTGGGCTATGTTGCCGGCGTCGGTCGTGG aGCGACAGGATTCACCACTCGGTCCGATATTGGTCCTGCCCGTGATGCAAACGATGTATCCGACGACCGCCATGCTCCGCCGGCCACCAAACGTAAGAAAAAAgacgaagaggaggaggaggacgaagaCTTGAACGACTCAAACTATGACGAGTTTAGTGGTTACAGCGGCTCCCTGTTCTCCAAGGATCCGTACGACAAGGATGACGAGGAGGCGGACGCTATCTACGATTCGATAGACAAGCGAATGGACGAAAAGCGCAAAGAGTATCGTGATCGCCGGCTGCGTGAGGATTTGGAGCGGTACCGCCAGGAGCGACCGAAGATCCAGCAGCAGTTCAGTGACCTGAAACGCTCACTGGCCAGTGTCACATCGGAGGAGTGGTCCACGATTCCTGAAGTGGGCGACAGTCGAAACAGAAAGCAACGAAATCCAAGGGCCGAAAAGTTTACCCCTCTGCCGGACAGCTTGATATCCAGAAATCTTGGCGGCGAGTCGTCCTCTACGTTGGATCCGTCCTCGGGCTTGGCTTCTATGGTGCCTGGCGTAGCTACTCCAGGCATGCTGACACCTACGGGTGATCTTGATCTGCGAAAGATTGGCCAGGCTCGTAACACTCTTATGAACGTCAAGCTTTCGCAGGTTTCCGATTCCGTGACAGGCCAAACGGTGGTGGATCCCAAGGGCTATCTCACCGACCTGCAGAGTATGATTCCCACTTATGGTGGTGACATAAACGACATCAAGAAGGCTCGTTTGTTGCTCAAGAGTGTGAGGGAAACGAATCCTAACCATCCACCAGCTTGGATTGCCTCCGCCCGTTTGGAAGAAGTGACTGGCAAGGTTCAGATGGCGAGGAATCTGATAATGCGGGGCTGCGAAATGAACATCCAGTCTGAGGATCTCTGGCTGGAAGCAGCTCGCCTTCAGCCGCCAGATACAGCCAAAGCGGTGATCGCGCAAGCGGCTCGTCATATTCCTACCTCGGTCAGGATCTGGATTAAAGCCGCAGATCTGGAATCGGAGACCAAAGCTAAGCGTAGAGTTTTCAGAAAAGCTCTAGAGCATATTCCAAATTCAGTTCGTCTGTGGAAGGCGGCTGTGGAACTCGAGAATCCTGATGATGCACGGATTCTACTCTCTCGCGCCGTGGAGTGCTGCAACACCAGCGTTGAACTTTGGTTGGCTCTCGCCCGCTTGGAAACCTACGAGAACGCCCGAAAGGTTCTAAACAAGGCTCGCGAGAATATTCCCACTGATCGCCAGATTTGGACCACAGCTGCTAAGTTGGAGGAGGCCAATGGTAATATTCACATGGTGGAAAAGATCATTGATCGATCATTGACCTCGCTTACCGTCAACGGAGTGGAGATCAACCGTGATCAGTGGTTCCAGGAGGCCATCGAGGCGGAAAAATCAGGAGCAGTCAACTGTTGCCAATCCATTGTTAAGGCTGTCATTGGAATAGgagtggaggaggaggatcgCAAGCAGACTTGGATTGATGATGCTGAATTC TGCGCAAAGGAAAATGCATTTGAGTGTGCTCGAGCTGTTTACGCTCATGCCCTCCAAATATTTCCCTCGAAGAAAAGCATCTGGTTGCGAGCCGCCTACTTTGAAAAGAACCATGGCACCCGCGAATCTTTGGAGGCCCTGTTGCAGCGAGCCGTGGCTCATTGTCCTAAATCGGAGATTCTCTGGCTGATGGGGGCCAAATCCAAATGGATGGCTGGAGACGTTCCAGCCGCGAGAGGCATTTTGTCCTTGGCTTTCCAGGCCAATCCCAATTCCGAGGACATTTGGTTGGCTGCCGTTAAGTTGGAATCAGAGAACTCGGAATATGAGCGGGCGAGACGCTTGTTAGCCAAGGCTAGAGGATCGGCACCGACACCAAGGGTGATGATGAAATCAGCTCGCCTGGAATGGGCTTTGGAAAAGTTCGACGAAGCTCTGCGGTtgctggaggaggcggtggaaGTGTTCCCAGATTTCCCCAAACTGTGGATGATGAAGGGTCAGATTGAGGAGCAGCAGAGACGGACAGATGATGCGGCTGCCACCTATACTCTGGGCTTGAAAAAGTGTCCTACGTCCATCCCACTTTGGATTCTTTCCGCCAATCTAGAAGAGCGCAAAGGAGTGCTGACGAAGGCTCGATCCATTCTGGAACGAGGACGTTTACGCAACCCCAAAGTGGCTGTGCTCTGGCTGGAGGCCATCAGGGTGGAGCTGCGTGCGGGCCTCAAGGAGATTGCCAGCACAATGATGGCAAGAGCACTGCAGGAATGTCCCAACGCTGGTGAGCTATGGGCGGAGGCTATCTTCATGGAAACCAAGCCGCAGCGAAAGACCAAGTCAGTGGATGCTCTCAAGAAATGCGAGCACGATCCACATGTGCTGCTAGCTGTATCAAAACTGTTCTGGTCTGAGCACAAGTTCTCTAAGTGCCGAGACTGGTTTAATCGAACT GTCAAGATCGATCCAGATCTAGGTGATGCTTGGGCATATTTCTACAAGTTCGAATTACTCCACGGCACGGaggcgcagcagcaggaggTCCTCGATCGGTGCATTTCTGCAGAGCCCACGCACGGCGAGTCCTGGTGTCGGGTCAGCAAGAACATCCAGAACTGGCAGTTCAAGACACCTGAGGTGCTGCGTGCTGTTGTCCGGGAGCTATCCATACCCATCTAA